The following coding sequences are from one Desulfosporosinus orientis DSM 765 window:
- a CDS encoding phosphate acyltransferase, giving the protein MFGDFYELLAAAKKLKQVNISVAVAQEPGVLEAIKEAEDAGLAKAILVGDETVIRPMMTKIGLSEDNRVINIPDLDEAALRAVELVHNGEAQVLMKGLINTSNFMRAVLNREKGLRSGSILSHFAAFEIPGEKKLAFHADGGINVAPNLSQKRDILINSLSALKALGFTRPKVAVLAANEQVSPKMQATIDAADLVAMAQAGELPECELEGPMSMDIAASCESAEHKGIESKIAGDVDLFLFPTVEAGNLVAKTLIKYAKAKNAGIIMGATHPIVMVSRSNKAESKLNSLAMAALIVRGLQIN; this is encoded by the coding sequence TTGTTTGGCGATTTTTATGAGCTGCTTGCAGCAGCTAAAAAGCTAAAGCAAGTGAATATTAGTGTTGCCGTTGCACAGGAACCGGGCGTGCTCGAGGCAATTAAAGAAGCAGAGGATGCGGGCCTAGCTAAAGCGATCCTGGTTGGTGATGAAACAGTCATTCGCCCTATGATGACAAAAATAGGCCTGTCAGAAGATAACCGTGTTATTAATATTCCAGACCTCGACGAGGCAGCATTACGGGCAGTCGAATTGGTTCATAACGGGGAAGCTCAGGTTCTAATGAAAGGTTTAATTAATACCAGCAACTTTATGCGGGCTGTCTTAAACCGGGAAAAAGGCCTGCGAAGCGGAAGCATCTTGAGCCATTTTGCAGCTTTCGAAATACCAGGGGAAAAAAAGCTGGCTTTTCATGCAGACGGCGGAATAAATGTAGCCCCAAATTTGAGTCAAAAGAGAGATATCCTTATCAATTCACTTTCGGCACTAAAAGCGCTAGGGTTTACTAGGCCGAAGGTTGCCGTACTTGCTGCCAACGAACAAGTTAGTCCCAAAATGCAGGCAACAATCGATGCCGCTGATTTGGTAGCAATGGCCCAGGCGGGTGAACTACCGGAATGTGAGCTTGAAGGACCAATGTCTATGGATATTGCTGCAAGTTGCGAATCTGCGGAACATAAGGGAATTGAGAGCAAAATCGCCGGTGATGTGGATCTATTCCTTTTTCCGACCGTAGAGGCCGGGAACCTAGTTGCTAAAACCTTAATTAAATATGCGAAAGCTAAGAATGCCGGAATTATCATGGGGGCAACTCATCCAATTGTAATGGTTTCCCGTTCGAATAAGGCTGAATCCAAGCTGAATTCTTTAGCTATGGCAGCCCTTATTGTAAGAGGACTACAAATTAACTAG
- a CDS encoding hydantoinase/oxoprolinase family protein, with protein MDLSLGIDTGGTFTDGVLLDLNTSEVVAKAKAFTTRGNLSIGIQECIENLNWLDMNQIRLVSLSTTLATNTVVEGRGGEVGLILIGHEPIGNLPTQMVVSVTGGHDIKGNPKADLDVDQVQRAALTMKDKVETIAVSGYLSIRNPEHELITQKIIKDLIDVPVVCAHQLTSELGFHDRTVTACLNARLLPVIAELMRAVKKVLDVKNIQAPLMIVKGDGSLMNEKVALTKPIETILSGPAASIVGATFLTGVNNAIVLDMGGTTTDIAILKNGKPMLNREGAVVGGWRTQVEAADIYTYGLGGDSYVQVLPNGNVEIGPRRVSSISSVAARYPYLIEELTRVKPECELATGQPVDCWQLLTVPGENAGLTSDEEKIVETLKQGPHNIFNLAERTGLDPNLMSLKRLEKSQILGRIAFTPTDVLHALGYFTVWNVCAAEMCAQVYSAKLNIPRNDFLLQILKQVQDRICLTILESLIAQEGSRISLIENDTARLFLQPFLSPEFRRGYGVQISLALPIVAIGAPSQAYIPEVGANFKTEVLIPPHAEVANAVGAAVGRVVENVKLVIKPDSEGFLIYAPWGKEQIQFLEEAEIYAIQKAKNVIAEMAYNSGTPDPEIIVEKEEVTVNTFGDKLFLETRILLTAVGRPSFDCYVNISE; from the coding sequence ATGGATCTGAGTCTCGGAATTGATACCGGAGGAACCTTCACCGATGGTGTTTTGCTTGACCTTAATACCAGTGAAGTAGTAGCAAAGGCAAAGGCCTTCACTACTAGGGGGAATTTGTCTATTGGAATCCAAGAATGTATTGAGAATTTAAATTGGTTAGATATGAATCAGATCCGGTTAGTATCACTTTCTACCACGCTGGCTACCAATACCGTTGTCGAGGGCAGGGGAGGAGAAGTAGGGCTAATTCTTATCGGACACGAGCCTATAGGAAATTTGCCGACTCAAATGGTTGTTTCCGTAACCGGCGGCCATGATATCAAGGGTAATCCAAAAGCAGACTTGGATGTTGACCAAGTACAAAGGGCAGCTTTAACCATGAAAGACAAAGTTGAAACAATCGCTGTTTCAGGCTATTTAAGTATTAGGAATCCAGAGCATGAATTAATAACACAGAAAATAATTAAGGACCTAATTGACGTACCTGTTGTTTGCGCTCATCAATTGACCAGTGAGTTGGGCTTTCATGACCGGACCGTAACCGCGTGCTTAAACGCTCGCTTACTACCGGTCATAGCGGAATTGATGCGTGCTGTGAAAAAAGTTCTCGATGTAAAAAACATTCAAGCTCCTTTGATGATCGTCAAAGGCGATGGCTCATTAATGAATGAAAAGGTAGCATTAACAAAGCCGATTGAAACAATCTTATCCGGACCTGCTGCTAGTATTGTGGGAGCTACTTTTTTAACCGGTGTGAATAACGCCATTGTACTTGACATGGGTGGAACAACAACGGACATAGCTATTCTGAAAAATGGCAAGCCAATGTTAAATCGTGAAGGCGCTGTTGTAGGTGGTTGGAGGACTCAAGTAGAAGCGGCTGATATTTATACTTACGGCCTAGGCGGGGACAGTTATGTACAGGTATTGCCCAATGGCAATGTGGAGATAGGTCCTAGAAGGGTATCGTCGATTTCATCAGTGGCCGCACGCTATCCGTACTTAATTGAGGAGTTAACACGGGTAAAACCGGAGTGCGAGCTTGCAACCGGGCAGCCGGTTGACTGCTGGCAGCTATTAACAGTTCCCGGCGAAAATGCAGGTTTAACAAGCGACGAAGAAAAAATTGTTGAAACACTAAAACAAGGACCTCATAATATATTCAATTTGGCGGAACGTACGGGCTTGGACCCTAATTTGATGTCTCTCAAACGGCTGGAAAAGAGTCAAATCTTGGGCCGGATAGCATTTACACCTACTGATGTGCTGCACGCTCTCGGGTATTTTACGGTATGGAATGTCTGTGCGGCAGAAATGTGTGCCCAGGTATATTCCGCGAAACTAAACATCCCAAGAAATGACTTTCTGCTTCAGATTTTAAAACAAGTACAGGATAGAATATGCCTAACCATTCTAGAAAGTTTAATAGCTCAGGAAGGTAGTCGAATTAGCCTCATAGAGAATGACACGGCAAGATTATTTCTCCAGCCGTTTTTATCCCCTGAGTTCAGACGCGGATATGGGGTCCAGATTAGTTTGGCGTTGCCCATTGTAGCAATAGGAGCCCCATCACAGGCGTACATTCCTGAAGTTGGGGCAAATTTTAAAACTGAGGTGTTAATTCCTCCACATGCCGAGGTAGCCAATGCAGTGGGCGCTGCTGTTGGAAGAGTTGTAGAGAATGTAAAACTTGTTATTAAACCGGACTCCGAGGGCTTCTTGATTTATGCACCATGGGGAAAGGAACAAATACAATTCCTTGAAGAAGCTGAAATCTATGCTATACAAAAAGCCAAAAATGTGATTGCAGAAATGGCTTATAACTCAGGAACTCCTGACCCTGAGATAATAGTAGAAAAAGAGGAAGTTACAGTAAATACGTTTGGAGATAAGCTTTTTTTGGAAACTCGGATACTATTGACTGCAGTGGGTCGCCCTAGTTTTGACTGTTACGTCAACATTTCTGAATAA
- the pdxS gene encoding pyridoxal 5'-phosphate synthase lyase subunit PdxS: MESKGTLMLKKGLAEMLKGGVIMDVTTPEQAKIAEGTGACAVMALERVPADIRAAGGVARMADPSVIQRIMDAVTIPVMAKARIGHFVEAQILESLGVDYIDESEVLTPADEHFHINKHAFEVPFVCGAKNLGEALRRIGEGCAMVRTKGEPGTGNVVEAVRHMRLITSEIRKLQNLPKEELMTAAKNIGAPYDLVCTVAESGRLPVVNFAAGGIATPADAALMMQLGCDGVFVGSGIFKSDNPEVRAKAIVAATTHYNDAKILAEVSKDLGEAMPGLEIANLPPTSRMAERGW, encoded by the coding sequence ATGGAGAGTAAGGGCACCTTGATGTTAAAAAAGGGTTTAGCAGAAATGCTTAAGGGTGGGGTAATCATGGACGTTACCACACCTGAGCAAGCTAAAATAGCTGAAGGGACTGGTGCCTGTGCTGTCATGGCCCTGGAAAGGGTTCCCGCAGATATCCGTGCTGCAGGTGGTGTAGCCAGAATGGCCGATCCCTCGGTGATTCAAAGAATTATGGATGCAGTAACGATTCCTGTCATGGCCAAAGCCCGGATCGGCCATTTTGTGGAGGCTCAAATCCTGGAGTCATTGGGTGTTGACTATATCGATGAAAGTGAAGTGTTGACACCCGCAGATGAACATTTCCACATTAATAAGCATGCGTTTGAGGTCCCATTTGTCTGCGGGGCCAAGAATTTGGGCGAGGCGCTGCGAAGAATCGGTGAAGGATGTGCCATGGTCCGGACCAAAGGTGAACCTGGAACAGGAAACGTAGTTGAGGCCGTTCGTCATATGCGCCTGATAACGAGTGAAATTCGGAAACTGCAAAACCTGCCCAAGGAAGAACTAATGACAGCTGCCAAAAACATCGGGGCTCCTTACGACCTTGTTTGTACAGTAGCGGAGTCAGGTCGGTTGCCTGTAGTGAACTTCGCTGCCGGAGGCATAGCAACTCCTGCTGACGCTGCCTTAATGATGCAGTTAGGTTGTGACGGGGTATTTGTCGGGTCCGGTATTTTTAAGTCAGATAATCCAGAGGTAAGGGCAAAAGCTATTGTGGCTGCCACAACCCATTATAACGATGCAAAGATTTTGGCGGAAGTCTCCAAGGATTTAGGAGAAGCTATGCCGGGGTTGGAAATTGCCAATCTGCCCCCAACTAGCCGAATGGCAGAACGCGGGTGGTAA
- a CDS encoding cobalamin B12-binding domain-containing protein produces the protein MADFESLSQSVISGKATQVKEKVTAMLEAGVNPLDIINEGLIGGMNVVGPRFKSGEMFVPEVLMSAKAMAAGIEIIKPLIADQDIPSAGKVVIGTVKGDLHDIGKNLVAMMIESGGYSVVDVGVDISPEKFIEAVREHKPSIIGMSALLTTTMLNMKDTIDLLKEEGLRDQVKVMVGGAPVSKDFANEIGADGFAPDAASAVELCKKFLA, from the coding sequence ATGGCTGATTTCGAAAGTCTATCGCAAAGTGTAATTTCAGGTAAAGCAACACAAGTAAAGGAAAAAGTAACCGCAATGTTAGAAGCGGGCGTTAATCCTTTGGATATTATTAATGAAGGCTTAATCGGCGGGATGAATGTAGTAGGTCCTCGTTTCAAAAGCGGGGAGATGTTCGTACCCGAGGTCTTAATGTCTGCTAAAGCTATGGCAGCAGGGATTGAAATTATTAAACCTTTGATAGCGGACCAAGATATACCTTCCGCGGGAAAAGTGGTAATTGGAACTGTAAAAGGTGATCTTCATGATATAGGTAAAAATTTGGTTGCCATGATGATAGAAAGCGGGGGCTATAGTGTTGTTGATGTTGGTGTTGACATCTCCCCGGAAAAATTCATAGAGGCTGTGCGAGAACACAAACCAAGTATTATTGGCATGTCTGCCCTGCTTACTACCACAATGTTAAATATGAAGGATACTATCGACCTTCTTAAAGAGGAAGGGCTAAGGGACCAAGTGAAGGTTATGGTTGGCGGAGCACCCGTATCTAAAGACTTTGCAAATGAAATCGGTGCAGATGGATTTGCGCCGGACGCAGCATCTGCTGTGGAATTGTGTAAGAAGTTTCTAGCATGA
- a CDS encoding trimethylamine--corrinoid methyltransferase encodes MQVLRPTIGMNVMTQEEKEQLHAATMEILEEVGVEVYDEEALALLKNGGASVDGINAKIPASMVEEALKSSPGLVTIYDREGNPKMDLTRGNIYFGTGSDTPLVLDWETRQQRKAVLNDTAQASIVADALPNIDFVMSMGLASDAPVRISDIHQVKAMLLNTIKPFIFTAHNEHTMDVMIQICEMAKGSTIMEKPNMILYAEPISPLRHPMESMQKLLLAAKKGVPVAYVPACLIGGGAPITLAGSLVVVNSELLSALVIHQLKRPGSPFIYGGATPAMDMRTGSCTYAAPEIFLNYACLADMARYYDLPVFDAAGCSEANDYDQQAGIEMGYTLLSAALSGGNLIHDVGFLGCGMIASIEAMVAGNEAIGAIKHMIRGVNFRKEKFAVDEIKHVGIGGTYLNTEHTAENFREEIWIPELFNRESYYTWDGGGRISFRDKLKAKISGIISQNKVSRLPKDLEDKIEQTVNNA; translated from the coding sequence ATGCAAGTATTACGACCGACAATCGGAATGAACGTCATGACACAAGAGGAAAAAGAACAACTTCATGCTGCTACGATGGAGATCCTGGAAGAGGTTGGGGTTGAAGTTTATGACGAGGAGGCTCTTGCGCTTCTAAAAAACGGCGGGGCCAGCGTGGATGGAATAAACGCCAAGATTCCGGCCTCCATGGTTGAAGAGGCGCTTAAGAGTTCACCTGGCTTGGTAACTATCTATGACCGTGAAGGCAACCCCAAAATGGATTTAACTAGGGGTAACATCTATTTTGGAACCGGCTCAGATACACCCCTGGTACTGGACTGGGAGACCCGCCAACAAAGAAAAGCGGTTCTAAATGATACTGCGCAAGCTTCGATTGTGGCAGACGCATTGCCGAATATTGATTTCGTAATGTCCATGGGGTTGGCGTCCGATGCTCCGGTTAGAATATCGGATATTCATCAAGTGAAAGCAATGCTTTTGAACACTATAAAGCCATTTATCTTTACGGCTCATAATGAACACACCATGGATGTAATGATTCAAATCTGTGAAATGGCAAAAGGATCAACCATAATGGAAAAGCCCAACATGATTCTTTATGCTGAGCCTATATCGCCATTGCGCCATCCGATGGAGTCAATGCAGAAGTTGCTGTTAGCTGCCAAAAAGGGAGTTCCCGTGGCCTATGTACCTGCCTGCCTTATTGGCGGAGGAGCACCTATTACACTTGCTGGTTCTCTCGTAGTGGTAAATAGCGAGTTATTAAGCGCCTTAGTAATTCACCAATTGAAGCGTCCCGGTTCTCCATTTATCTATGGAGGTGCAACTCCGGCTATGGATATGAGAACAGGATCATGCACATACGCTGCGCCGGAGATCTTCCTAAATTATGCATGCCTTGCTGACATGGCCAGGTATTACGATTTGCCGGTATTTGACGCTGCAGGTTGCTCTGAGGCTAACGATTACGACCAACAAGCCGGAATTGAAATGGGATATACTTTGCTGTCTGCGGCGCTCAGTGGAGGAAACTTAATCCATGATGTTGGGTTCCTCGGTTGCGGCATGATCGCATCAATTGAAGCAATGGTGGCAGGAAATGAGGCGATAGGTGCAATTAAACACATGATCAGAGGCGTAAACTTCAGAAAAGAAAAATTTGCTGTAGACGAAATTAAGCATGTCGGTATCGGAGGAACTTATTTAAATACCGAACACACCGCAGAGAACTTTAGAGAGGAAATCTGGATTCCAGAACTGTTCAACAGAGAATCTTACTACACTTGGGACGGCGGCGGAAGAATCAGTTTCCGGGATAAACTAAAAGCCAAAATTTCCGGTATTATTTCCCAAAACAAGGTATCCAGACTTCCAAAAGACCTTGAAGACAAAATTGAACAAACTGTAAATAATGCTTAA
- a CDS encoding tyrosine phenol-lyase — MKKYIAEPFKIKAVEPIAMTTKQQRIAAIKEAGYNTFLLKSKDVYIDLLTDSGTSAMSDNQWAGLMIGDEAYAGSKNFYNLEAAVRNVYGFKYVVPTHQGRGAENLLSQIMIKKGDYVPGNMYFTTTRLHQELNGGTFVDVIIDEAHNSELEVPFKGDVDLNKFQRLIDQVGPEKIPYICVAVTVNLAGGQPVSMKNLKEVKELASKYGIKIMFDATRCVENAFYIKEREDGYQDKSIAAILKEMMSYADGCTMSGKKDCLVNIGGFLAMNDEDLYLQASQLVVVYEGMPSYGGLAGRDMEAMARGIYESIDEDYIKHRIYQVRYLGDRLIENGVPVVRPIGGHAVFLDAKKFLPHVPQDNFPAQALAAELYIHSGVRSMERGIVSAGRDKEGKNYYPKLELVRLTIPRRVYTYSHMDVVAEACIDLYQQRDSIKGLKITYEPPVLRFFTSRFEPLE, encoded by the coding sequence GTGAAAAAATATATAGCGGAACCGTTTAAGATTAAAGCTGTTGAGCCTATAGCTATGACCACGAAGCAACAAAGAATAGCGGCCATTAAAGAGGCCGGGTACAATACCTTTCTGCTGAAGTCGAAGGATGTATATATTGACCTACTGACCGATAGTGGAACATCGGCAATGAGTGATAATCAATGGGCCGGGTTGATGATAGGCGATGAGGCCTATGCGGGAAGCAAAAACTTTTACAACCTGGAGGCTGCGGTAAGAAACGTATATGGATTCAAGTATGTTGTTCCCACTCACCAGGGAAGAGGAGCAGAAAACCTTCTGTCTCAAATCATGATAAAAAAAGGCGATTATGTCCCCGGTAACATGTACTTTACAACCACTAGGCTACATCAGGAACTTAATGGGGGTACGTTCGTCGACGTAATCATAGATGAAGCCCATAATTCAGAACTTGAGGTGCCTTTTAAGGGTGACGTTGACTTAAACAAATTCCAAAGGCTTATAGACCAGGTTGGACCGGAGAAGATTCCGTACATTTGCGTGGCGGTAACCGTGAATTTAGCCGGTGGGCAGCCAGTAAGTATGAAAAACCTTAAAGAGGTAAAGGAGCTTGCTTCTAAATATGGCATCAAGATAATGTTTGACGCTACCAGATGTGTTGAAAATGCTTTCTATATCAAGGAAAGAGAAGACGGTTATCAAGACAAGTCCATTGCCGCAATATTGAAAGAGATGATGAGTTATGCTGATGGATGTACAATGAGCGGCAAAAAGGATTGCCTCGTTAATATCGGCGGCTTTCTGGCGATGAACGACGAAGACCTTTATTTACAAGCCTCCCAGCTGGTAGTCGTCTATGAAGGGATGCCATCGTACGGTGGATTAGCCGGTAGGGATATGGAAGCGATGGCACGGGGTATTTATGAATCTATAGACGAGGATTACATTAAACATCGTATTTACCAAGTTCGTTATCTTGGAGACAGGCTTATTGAGAACGGAGTACCAGTAGTTAGACCGATTGGCGGACATGCGGTATTTTTGGATGCCAAGAAGTTTTTGCCCCATGTGCCACAGGATAATTTCCCTGCTCAAGCATTGGCGGCTGAGTTGTATATTCACTCTGGTGTTCGTTCTATGGAAAGAGGAATTGTCTCAGCGGGGAGAGACAAAGAAGGCAAGAACTATTATCCAAAGCTGGAGTTAGTTAGGTTAACAATTCCAAGAAGAGTTTATACCTACTCTCATATGGATGTTGTTGCTGAAGCCTGCATCGACTTGTACCAGCAGAGGGACAGCATCAAAGGTTTGAAAATAACCTACGAGCCTCCTGTACTAAGATTCTTCACGTCACGTTTTGAACCATTGGAATAA
- a CDS encoding amino acid permease C-terminal domain-containing protein, with protein MPLVSLLAVALDFYLLANLDHTTWVRYAIWMLIIYLTRSHLSCS; from the coding sequence GTGCCCTTGGTATCGCTCCTTGCTGTTGCCTTAGACTTTTATCTATTAGCTAATCTAGACCATACTACCTGGGTTCGATACGCTATTTGGATGTTAATCATCTATTTAACTAGAAGTCATTTATCATGTTCGTAA
- a CDS encoding helix-turn-helix transcriptional regulator has product MNQSEFIENLKRIAEGIAKTFGNNCEVLVADLDNPENAILDIQNGQVTGRKKGDSLSELGLHNIKTERTDTDLFSYSAKTGDGRLIKCTTVHLKWGKGNLALGINYDCTNIQMAVSSLESLIKIDFEINDEFHSNSNEMLDNLLADAFKLVEKPVSLMTKEDRIKIVRFLDERGALLIQKGVQIIAEKLNVSRYTIYNYLNEINNKNKKPTYME; this is encoded by the coding sequence TTGAATCAGAGCGAATTTATTGAAAACCTTAAAAGAATAGCAGAAGGTATCGCAAAAACGTTTGGTAACAATTGTGAAGTGCTGGTCGCAGACCTGGATAATCCAGAGAATGCTATTTTAGATATTCAAAACGGCCAAGTTACCGGTAGAAAAAAAGGTGATTCACTTTCTGAATTAGGACTTCACAATATAAAAACCGAAAGAACAGACACCGATTTATTTTCCTACAGTGCAAAAACTGGTGACGGTAGGCTAATAAAATGTACTACTGTCCATCTAAAGTGGGGGAAGGGTAATTTGGCACTCGGAATTAATTATGACTGTACCAATATACAAATGGCCGTTTCTAGTTTAGAGAGTTTAATTAAGATTGATTTTGAAATAAATGATGAATTCCATAGTAATTCTAACGAAATGTTAGATAACTTGCTGGCCGATGCCTTTAAATTAGTTGAAAAACCAGTGTCTCTTATGACCAAGGAAGACAGAATCAAGATAGTTAGGTTTCTAGATGAACGCGGAGCCCTTTTAATACAAAAGGGAGTACAAATAATTGCAGAGAAGCTGAACGTTTCTCGCTATACAATCTACAACTACTTAAATGAAATAAACAATAAAAACAAAAAACCGACCTATATGGAATGA
- a CDS encoding trimethylamine methyltransferase family protein, whose protein sequence is MLQHDMISDKCINPHLRYQILSDNQIKFIINSTFEVLERTGSLVKHPEAVELLKKAGCIVEGELVKVPQWLIENALKNTPSQVILSSRNGERKLFLEGSNTYFGNGLANPFFVDIETGERRPVVKSDVFNTARLSDALPNIDFVMSLAGLTDCHPSVADVHEMHAMLQSTTKPIAGWATGVESLSDIIDMCSVVAGGLDKLQSNPFLIVYAGNPVSPLIHPEDALAKLLFTAENGLPVIYASGLQLGAVSPVTLAGTLVVGLAEQFVGLTIAQLKRPNTGYLASIGTLTLDMKTMNTAFGGPELPLSLAAAKDIFRYLNIPTWSIAGATDSKTVDQQSAIESTVQIFMALLSGGNLVHDIGFLEGAMSGALEQIVMSDEIISYVRKMVSGIEVNNETIGLDVINKLGPGGQYLTHEHTFKYFREQLWFPSLLDRLRYNDWVNQGKKTMLDRIREKTRTILKDYRPEPLPQKDIEAIDNILEKACKRGVKY, encoded by the coding sequence ATGCTACAACATGATATGATTTCTGACAAATGTATTAATCCCCACTTGAGGTATCAAATACTATCCGATAATCAAATTAAGTTTATTATTAATTCAACATTTGAGGTTCTTGAACGTACAGGGTCATTGGTAAAGCATCCAGAAGCTGTTGAATTACTAAAAAAAGCAGGGTGCATTGTTGAGGGAGAACTGGTTAAAGTTCCCCAATGGCTTATAGAGAATGCTTTAAAGAATACTCCATCTCAAGTTATTCTGTCCTCTAGAAATGGTGAAAGAAAGTTATTTTTGGAAGGAAGTAATACCTATTTTGGTAACGGACTGGCAAATCCATTTTTTGTTGATATTGAAACAGGAGAACGAAGGCCTGTAGTAAAGTCAGATGTGTTCAATACTGCAAGGTTGTCTGATGCCTTGCCAAATATTGATTTTGTCATGTCCTTAGCCGGTCTTACAGATTGTCACCCGTCTGTTGCAGATGTTCATGAAATGCACGCCATGCTCCAGAGTACTACAAAACCAATTGCTGGATGGGCTACTGGGGTGGAAAGTTTATCTGACATTATTGATATGTGTTCAGTTGTTGCTGGAGGCTTAGATAAACTTCAATCAAATCCCTTTCTAATTGTTTATGCGGGTAACCCAGTATCTCCTCTAATTCATCCGGAAGACGCCCTTGCAAAACTACTTTTTACGGCTGAAAATGGACTTCCTGTAATATATGCTTCTGGTCTTCAATTAGGAGCGGTCTCTCCGGTGACCCTTGCCGGTACATTGGTTGTTGGTTTAGCTGAACAATTTGTAGGTTTGACAATAGCACAGCTAAAAAGGCCAAATACTGGTTACCTGGCAAGCATTGGAACATTAACTTTGGACATGAAAACGATGAATACTGCTTTTGGTGGCCCGGAATTACCTTTATCCTTAGCTGCTGCAAAAGATATTTTTAGGTATTTAAACATACCAACTTGGTCTATTGCCGGGGCCACTGATTCTAAAACCGTTGATCAACAATCTGCAATAGAATCAACAGTACAAATTTTTATGGCATTGTTAAGCGGCGGAAACTTGGTACATGACATAGGATTTTTGGAAGGTGCAATGTCAGGTGCCTTGGAACAAATTGTTATGTCAGATGAAATTATTAGTTATGTTAGGAAAATGGTATCTGGGATCGAAGTAAATAATGAGACCATTGGTTTGGATGTAATCAATAAGTTAGGGCCCGGCGGTCAATATTTAACCCATGAACATACATTTAAGTATTTCCGAGAACAGCTTTGGTTTCCTTCCCTTTTGGATCGGTTAAGATATAATGATTGGGTTAACCAGGGAAAGAAAACAATGCTTGATAGGATAAGGGAAAAGACTAGGACAATTTTAAAAGATTATCGACCTGAACCCCTTCCTCAAAAAGATATTGAAGCAATAGATAATATTTTAGAAAAGGCCTGTAAGAGAGGCGTCAAATATTAA